In Devosia chinhatensis, the following are encoded in one genomic region:
- a CDS encoding carbohydrate ABC transporter permease: MSDTALKLKRTGLPVPLIIIGSVVLVAVCLFPFWWMGLSSIKTLRELYTIPPIWWPSMPTLDNYYTVLFESNIPRYFLNSVVISLGSTFLAMVLAIFASYGFARFDFKGKPLLQSFVLVGQLLPTAAIIVPLFVTLRVLGLVNTYWGLILVYMIITLPLSVWMLTSYFRAIPVELEEAAIIDGASRMGVLFRITLPLSIPGLISVLVYAFVTTWNEFIFALVFATDSSVKTLPIGLAEFSTEFNTDWGAVMAASMVMTLPIAILFLSMQRLFVGGMTAGATKG; this comes from the coding sequence ATGAGCGATACCGCGCTGAAGCTCAAGCGCACCGGATTGCCGGTGCCGCTCATCATCATCGGCTCCGTCGTGCTCGTTGCGGTGTGCCTGTTTCCGTTCTGGTGGATGGGCCTGTCATCGATCAAGACCCTGCGCGAGCTCTATACCATTCCGCCGATCTGGTGGCCCAGCATGCCGACGCTGGACAATTATTATACCGTGCTTTTCGAATCCAATATCCCGCGCTACTTCCTCAACAGCGTGGTGATCTCGTTGGGTTCGACGTTCCTGGCAATGGTGCTGGCGATCTTTGCCTCCTACGGCTTTGCCCGCTTCGACTTCAAGGGCAAGCCGCTGCTGCAATCCTTCGTGCTGGTGGGCCAGTTGCTGCCCACGGCCGCGATCATCGTACCGCTCTTCGTCACCCTGCGCGTCCTGGGCCTGGTCAATACCTATTGGGGCCTGATCCTCGTCTACATGATCATCACCCTGCCGCTCTCGGTCTGGATGCTGACCAGCTATTTCCGCGCCATTCCGGTAGAGCTGGAGGAAGCCGCGATCATTGATGGCGCCAGCCGCATGGGCGTGCTGTTCCGCATCACCCTGCCCCTGTCCATTCCCGGTCTTATCTCGGTCCTCGTCTATGCCTTCGTGACCACTTGGAACGAGTTCATCTTCGCGCTGGTCTTTGCCACCGACAGTTCGGTCAAGACGCTGCCCATCGGGCTCGCCGAATTCTCCACCGAGTTCAACACCGACTGGGGCGCCGTCATGGCCGCTTCCATGGTGATGACGCTCCCCATCGCCATCCTCTTTCTGTCCATGCAGCGCCTGTTCGTCGGCGGCATGACGGCCGGCGCCACCAAGGGCTGA
- a CDS encoding heme-degrading domain-containing protein: MHPTPSMDALLEEQSRLVLKRFDYALAWQIGASIQSMAAERNLPIGIEVAHGASPVFLAIMPGATPDNVDWVRRKRAVALRFHQSSLYMRLLCESKDVNFHTRYRLPEADFAASGGSVPIVVGTVGVVGAVSVSGLPDVEDHRLVISAISALRDAA, from the coding sequence GTGCATCCCACGCCCAGCATGGACGCCCTTCTCGAAGAACAATCCCGCCTCGTGCTGAAACGGTTCGACTATGCCCTCGCCTGGCAGATCGGCGCTTCGATCCAGTCGATGGCCGCCGAGCGCAACCTGCCCATCGGCATCGAGGTCGCCCATGGCGCGAGCCCGGTCTTTCTCGCCATCATGCCCGGAGCCACGCCCGACAATGTCGACTGGGTGCGCCGCAAGCGCGCCGTGGCGCTGCGCTTCCACCAAAGCTCGCTCTACATGCGGCTCTTGTGCGAGAGCAAGGACGTCAATTTCCACACCCGCTATCGCCTGCCGGAGGCCGATTTCGCCGCCAGCGGCGGCAGCGTTCCGATCGTGGTCGGGACGGTGGGCGTGGTCGGCGCGGTGTCGGTCAGCGGCCTGCCCGATGTCGAAGATCATCGCCTTGTTATCTCGGCCATCAGCGCATTGCGCGACGCGGCCTGA
- a CDS encoding ABC transporter substrate-binding protein: MKTRLIKTGLAGAVSALALSTGMAFAGEVVWWTPNFNEARARELVTKFQEANPDITVNLQITTTDGLPQRVLTALQSGAAPDIIDVQHGWVNGYAQNNLVMPLDDVLQDRDDYVPAALDYVTFNDQLWGMPYRIESLAVIYNKGHFTEAGLDPENPPQTWDELIAAAEALTQNGRSGFAITGGGEVGNTIFRSMPFMWMNGGGIISEDGTQVLVNSPETVAAVEFYTNFYKNGLSPSSTLENDGTANRRLFIAETVSMYQAGQFDVNSIKTENPNIDIGVMTIPHPEGMDTAAVLGGWSFVIPSDARNPDEAKTLIAFLSEAENQGYLTDTFPARVSAMDLPRFDDPILQVYKQMLPFGRPAPAHPNWVQITQAYFDGIQRILLGDEDAQTAMDGAAAEIEALL, from the coding sequence ATGAAGACGCGTTTGATCAAGACCGGACTTGCGGGAGCCGTTTCGGCTTTGGCGCTGTCCACCGGCATGGCCTTTGCCGGCGAAGTTGTTTGGTGGACCCCCAACTTCAACGAAGCCCGCGCCCGCGAGCTCGTGACCAAGTTCCAGGAAGCCAATCCCGACATCACGGTGAACCTGCAGATCACCACCACGGATGGCCTGCCGCAGCGCGTTCTGACCGCCCTGCAGTCCGGCGCCGCCCCCGACATCATCGACGTCCAGCATGGCTGGGTGAACGGCTATGCCCAGAACAACCTGGTCATGCCGCTCGATGACGTGCTGCAGGACCGCGACGACTATGTCCCCGCCGCCCTCGACTACGTCACCTTCAACGACCAGCTCTGGGGCATGCCCTACCGCATCGAATCCCTGGCGGTGATCTACAACAAGGGCCATTTCACCGAGGCCGGGCTCGATCCGGAAAACCCGCCCCAGACCTGGGACGAGTTGATCGCGGCCGCCGAGGCCCTGACGCAGAACGGCCGTTCCGGCTTTGCCATCACCGGTGGCGGCGAAGTGGGCAACACCATCTTCCGCTCCATGCCCTTCATGTGGATGAATGGCGGCGGCATCATCTCGGAAGATGGCACGCAGGTGCTGGTCAACAGCCCCGAAACCGTGGCTGCGGTCGAGTTCTATACCAATTTCTACAAGAACGGCCTGTCCCCGTCCTCGACGCTCGAGAACGACGGCACCGCCAATCGCCGCCTGTTCATCGCCGAAACCGTCTCGATGTATCAGGCCGGCCAGTTCGACGTGAACTCGATCAAGACCGAGAACCCGAATATCGATATCGGCGTGATGACCATCCCGCATCCCGAGGGCATGGACACCGCTGCCGTGCTGGGCGGCTGGAGCTTCGTCATCCCGAGCGATGCCAGGAACCCGGACGAGGCCAAGACCCTGATCGCCTTCCTTTCGGAAGCCGAGAACCAGGGCTATCTGACCGACACGTTCCCGGCCCGCGTCAGCGCCATGGACCTGCCGCGCTTCGATGACCCGATCCTGCAGGTCTACAAGCAGATGCTGCCCTTCGGTCGTCCGGCTCCGGCGCATCCGAACTGGGTGCAGATCACCCAGGCCTATTTCGATGGCATCCAGCGCATCCTCCTGGGCGACGAAGATGCCCAGACGGCCATGGATGGCGCCGCCGCCGAAATCGAAGCCCTGCTCTAA
- a CDS encoding SDR family NAD(P)-dependent oxidoreductase, with amino-acid sequence MAIYPDLAGKVVLITGGASGIGEAIVRAFAQQDARVGFVDIDAAAGTALAAELTASGRTVHFQSLDLRDIPALEAGIEAIREALGPINVLVNNAAHDERHPAQDVTPDYFDDRIAVNLRHQFFASQAVLPDMKAAGGGAILCMSSISWMAGFGGMPIYTASKSAIIGMVRSLARDFGPDNIRVNAITPGWIVTQRQLDLWLTPEADAERNARQSLKRRLYPDDVARLALFLASEDASALTAQNYIADGGWV; translated from the coding sequence ATGGCCATCTATCCCGATCTGGCCGGCAAGGTCGTGCTCATCACCGGGGGTGCCAGCGGTATCGGCGAGGCCATCGTGCGCGCCTTCGCCCAGCAGGACGCCAGGGTGGGCTTCGTCGACATCGATGCTGCTGCCGGTACGGCACTGGCAGCCGAGCTGACGGCCTCCGGCCGGACGGTGCATTTCCAGTCGCTCGACCTGCGCGACATTCCCGCGCTCGAGGCCGGCATCGAGGCGATCCGGGAGGCCCTGGGCCCGATCAACGTCCTCGTCAACAATGCCGCCCACGATGAGCGCCATCCGGCCCAGGACGTGACGCCGGACTATTTCGACGACCGGATCGCGGTCAATCTGCGCCATCAGTTCTTCGCCAGCCAGGCCGTCCTGCCCGACATGAAGGCGGCCGGGGGCGGCGCGATCCTGTGCATGAGCTCGATTTCCTGGATGGCCGGTTTCGGCGGCATGCCGATCTATACCGCCTCGAAATCGGCAATCATCGGCATGGTGCGCTCGCTGGCCCGCGATTTCGGCCCCGACAATATCCGGGTCAACGCCATCACCCCGGGCTGGATCGTCACCCAGCGCCAGCTCGACCTCTGGCTGACGCCCGAGGCCGACGCGGAGCGCAATGCCCGCCAGTCGCTCAAGCGCCGTCTCTATCCGGATGATGTCGCAAGGCTTGCCCTGTTTCTCGCCTCCGAGGATGCGAGCGCCCTTACCGCACAGAACTACATCGCCGATGGCGGCTGGGTCTGA
- a CDS encoding aldo/keto reductase: MASHSHIPQLGLGTFGRTGDAGIAAIETALDIGYRHLDTAQSYDTERTVGEAFRRSGLARDAVFITTKVADTNLAAADFMPSVRRSLDTIGVDQVDLLLIHWPVPEDVVAFESYMQALKQAQDDGHARLIGVSNFTIEHLERAAKLLGQGALATNQVEIHPWLQVPILRDYARSAGLQLTAYQPLVKGQVAEDEVLKAIAATLGTTPAAVALAFLMAEGHIVIPASSSRGNLENNFRATAVSLSGEQMDAIRGRNRGYRHINPAKSPRWDD, encoded by the coding sequence ATGGCTTCCCATTCCCATATCCCCCAGCTTGGCCTCGGGACCTTCGGCCGCACCGGCGACGCTGGCATCGCCGCCATCGAGACGGCGCTCGATATCGGCTACCGCCATCTCGATACTGCGCAGAGCTACGACACCGAACGCACCGTGGGCGAAGCGTTCCGCCGCTCGGGGCTGGCCCGCGACGCGGTGTTCATCACCACCAAGGTCGCCGACACCAACCTTGCTGCCGCCGACTTCATGCCCAGCGTGCGCAGGAGTCTCGACACGATCGGCGTCGACCAGGTCGATCTGCTTTTGATCCACTGGCCCGTCCCCGAAGACGTCGTCGCCTTCGAAAGCTACATGCAGGCCCTCAAGCAGGCACAGGACGACGGCCATGCCCGTCTGATCGGCGTTTCCAATTTCACCATCGAGCATCTCGAACGCGCCGCAAAGCTGCTGGGTCAGGGTGCGCTCGCCACCAATCAGGTGGAAATCCATCCCTGGCTGCAGGTGCCGATCCTGCGCGATTATGCCCGATCGGCCGGATTGCAGCTCACCGCCTACCAGCCGCTGGTCAAGGGTCAGGTGGCCGAGGACGAGGTGCTCAAGGCCATTGCCGCGACGCTCGGGACGACGCCCGCCGCCGTCGCGCTCGCCTTCCTCATGGCCGAAGGGCACATCGTCATTCCCGCCTCCAGCAGCCGCGGCAATCTCGAGAACAATTTCAGGGCGACCGCGGTGAGCCTGTCGGGTGAACAGATGGACGCCATCCGCGGCCGCAATCGCGGTTATCGCCACATCAATCCGGCCAAGTCCCCCCGCTGGGACGATTGA
- a CDS encoding 2,4'-dihydroxyacetophenone dioxygenase family protein, with product MYANMTGSAHPLAPPEIAVKAIPEDERVWVPQAEGVWFRPLMLNTLVGQWCNLLRVRRSGVLSRHLHPNPVHGYVIKGRWHYREHDWVAETGSYVFEPPGEIHTLLVPEDVEEMITFFNITGSMVYLDEDNAHIGYEDVFTKIDMCRAHYQRVGLGADYVDQLIR from the coding sequence ATGTATGCGAACATGACCGGATCGGCCCATCCCCTCGCTCCGCCGGAAATTGCCGTCAAGGCGATACCGGAGGATGAGCGGGTCTGGGTCCCCCAGGCCGAGGGCGTGTGGTTCCGGCCGCTCATGCTCAATACGCTGGTCGGGCAATGGTGCAATCTGCTGCGGGTGCGACGCTCCGGCGTGCTCTCGCGGCACCTGCACCCCAATCCCGTGCATGGCTATGTCATCAAGGGCCGCTGGCATTATCGCGAGCACGACTGGGTGGCCGAGACCGGCTCCTATGTCTTCGAGCCGCCGGGGGAAATCCACACCCTCCTCGTGCCGGAAGATGTCGAGGAGATGATCACCTTCTTCAACATTACCGGCTCGATGGTCTATCTCGACGAAGACAACGCCCATATCGGCTACGAAGACGTCTTCACCAAGATCGACATGTGCCGCGCCCATTACCAGCGCGTCGGGCTCGGAGCCGATTATGTCGACCAGCTCATCCGCTGA
- a CDS encoding MBL fold metallo-hydrolase, with translation MAQAPGIVRITAPNASAYTFTGTNSFLLGEERLALVDPGPVDVMHAAALEKAIAGRPVDCILLTHTHRDHSASASRWAKGLGAPLWFGGPHRLSRPLRRFECNPIRRSCDWDLVPDRTLQDGQSIMAGDMEIVVHATPGHCANHLAFGIAGTPILLSGDHVMGWNSTLVSVPDGAMADYLASLDKVVALPYETYLPAHGGPIADGPAYARALKAHRQMRNGQVLEAIGRGEQTLGAIVDVIYPTQPAKVRLAARMTMMAHVEYLEGLGLLEVRRGFFGMRLALTPTGRNQV, from the coding sequence GTGGCCCAGGCGCCGGGCATCGTGCGGATCACCGCGCCCAATGCATCGGCCTATACCTTCACCGGCACCAACAGCTTTCTCCTCGGCGAGGAGCGGCTCGCTCTGGTCGATCCGGGCCCGGTCGACGTCATGCATGCGGCGGCGCTCGAAAAGGCCATTGCCGGCCGTCCCGTCGATTGCATCCTCCTCACCCATACCCATCGCGACCACAGCGCCTCGGCGTCGCGCTGGGCCAAAGGACTTGGAGCGCCGCTCTGGTTCGGCGGCCCGCATCGTCTCTCCCGCCCCCTGCGGCGATTCGAGTGCAATCCGATCCGGCGCTCCTGCGACTGGGATCTCGTGCCCGACCGGACCTTGCAGGATGGTCAATCCATCATGGCCGGCGACATGGAGATCGTGGTGCATGCCACGCCCGGTCATTGCGCCAATCACCTGGCCTTCGGCATTGCCGGAACGCCGATCCTGCTCTCGGGCGATCACGTGATGGGCTGGAATTCGACGCTGGTTTCGGTGCCTGATGGCGCAATGGCCGATTATCTGGCTTCGCTCGATAAGGTCGTCGCCCTGCCCTACGAGACCTATCTGCCGGCCCATGGCGGCCCGATTGCCGATGGTCCCGCCTATGCACGTGCCCTCAAGGCCCACCGGCAGATGCGCAACGGGCAGGTGCTGGAAGCCATTGGGCGCGGCGAACAGACCCTGGGCGCCATTGTCGATGTCATCTATCCCACCCAGCCCGCCAAGGTGCGGCTGGCGGCCCGGATGACCATGATGGCCCATGTCGAATATCTCGAAGGCCTGGGCCTGCTCGAAGTCCGGCGCGGGTTTTTCGGCATGCGCCTGGCGCTGACGCCGACAGGGCGAAACCAAGTCTAG
- a CDS encoding ABC transporter ATP-binding protein, with translation MGSVSIRNVRKSYGAVEILHGVSIDIADGEFVVLVGPSGCGKSTLLRMLAGLEEISGGEVAIDGRVVNALHPKERDIAMVFQSYALYPHMTVAQNMGFSLKLGRAPREEIQRRVAIAADMLSLKPYLDRYPRQLSGGQRQRVAMGRAMVRDPKVFLFDEPLSNLDAKLRVQMRSEIKQNHQRLKTTTVYVTHDQIEAMTMADRIVVMHDGIVEQIGTPLELYDFPNNLFVAAFIGSPSMNLLGGKLSGTGFVAADGSTIPLPFAPAAHAGKMMTLGIRPEHFVLDPQGIGAEIITVEPTGSETQVAMRLGGHDVVGVFRERITQQPGEMLHVTLDPQRIHLFDENGLRVSRDQ, from the coding sequence ATGGGTTCGGTCTCTATTCGTAATGTCCGCAAGTCCTATGGCGCCGTCGAAATCCTGCATGGGGTGTCCATCGACATTGCCGACGGGGAATTCGTGGTCCTGGTCGGCCCATCGGGCTGCGGCAAGTCCACCCTGCTGCGTATGCTGGCAGGGCTCGAGGAAATCAGCGGCGGCGAAGTGGCCATCGATGGCCGCGTGGTCAATGCGCTCCACCCCAAGGAGCGCGACATCGCCATGGTGTTCCAGTCCTATGCGCTCTATCCGCATATGACGGTTGCGCAGAACATGGGCTTTTCGCTCAAGCTCGGACGCGCGCCCAGGGAAGAAATCCAGCGGCGCGTGGCCATCGCGGCCGACATGCTCAGCCTTAAACCCTACCTCGACCGCTATCCGCGCCAATTGTCGGGCGGACAGCGCCAGCGCGTCGCCATGGGTCGCGCCATGGTGCGCGACCCCAAGGTCTTCCTGTTCGACGAGCCGCTGTCCAATCTCGATGCCAAGCTGCGCGTGCAGATGCGGTCCGAGATCAAGCAGAACCACCAGCGCCTCAAGACCACCACCGTCTATGTGACGCATGACCAGATCGAGGCCATGACCATGGCCGACCGCATCGTGGTCATGCATGACGGTATCGTCGAGCAGATCGGCACGCCGCTCGAACTCTACGACTTCCCCAACAACCTGTTTGTTGCCGCCTTTATCGGTTCGCCGTCCATGAACCTGCTGGGGGGCAAGCTTTCGGGCACAGGCTTCGTCGCGGCGGACGGCAGCACCATTCCCCTGCCTTTCGCGCCGGCAGCCCATGCCGGCAAGATGATGACGCTTGGCATCCGCCCGGAACATTTCGTCCTCGATCCGCAGGGCATCGGCGCCGAGATCATCACCGTCGAGCCCACCGGCTCGGAGACGCAGGTGGCCATGCGCCTGGGCGGCCATGACGTGGTCGGCGTCTTCCGCGAGCGCATCACCCAGCAACCGGGCGAGATGCTGCACGTGACCCTCGACCCCCAGCGCATCCACCTCTTCGACGAGAACGGTCTGCGCGTCAGCCGGGACCAGTAG
- a CDS encoding dimethylmenaquinone methyltransferase, protein MQSPSDIRDINRPPRAQCDALAIIGTATASSELSLMGIRDAQIHGPRPLRTGRSVAGPALTLQMMPKREDLYGSNEYDNPERQLHRHVLYPAQAGDMVVVDARGDMASGIFGEMMLTYLAGRGGAGVVVDGCIRDSAKAAELDLGIWVKGVTPNYHAQTNLIPFAVNVPVACGGALVMPGDIIVADDDGVVVVPVAMADALIEQASKHADWEEFARFRLSQGADLRKYYPLTAEVEDEYQAWRAAQSARS, encoded by the coding sequence GTGCAGTCCCCTTCCGACATCCGCGACATCAACCGTCCCCCCCGCGCCCAGTGCGATGCCCTGGCGATCATCGGCACCGCCACCGCCAGCAGCGAATTGAGCCTCATGGGCATTCGCGACGCACAGATCCATGGGCCCCGGCCGCTCAGGACCGGTCGCTCGGTCGCCGGCCCCGCGCTGACGCTGCAGATGATGCCCAAGCGCGAGGACCTTTACGGCTCCAACGAATACGACAATCCCGAGCGGCAGCTGCACCGGCATGTGCTCTATCCCGCCCAGGCCGGCGACATGGTCGTGGTCGATGCGCGCGGCGACATGGCCAGCGGCATTTTCGGCGAGATGATGCTGACCTATCTGGCCGGACGCGGCGGCGCGGGCGTTGTGGTCGATGGCTGCATCCGCGATTCCGCCAAGGCTGCCGAGCTCGACCTGGGCATCTGGGTCAAGGGCGTCACCCCCAATTATCATGCCCAGACCAATCTCATTCCCTTTGCCGTCAACGTACCGGTCGCATGCGGCGGCGCCCTGGTCATGCCGGGCGACATCATCGTGGCCGATGACGACGGCGTGGTGGTCGTGCCTGTCGCCATGGCCGACGCGCTGATCGAGCAAGCCAGCAAGCACGCCGATTGGGAGGAATTTGCGCGCTTCCGCCTCTCCCAGGGCGCGGACCTGCGCAAATATTATCCGCTGACCGCCGAGGTCGAGGACGAGTACCAGGCCTGGCGCGCAGCCCAGTCCGCACGCAGCTGA
- a CDS encoding biotin transporter BioY, which translates to MAVTLTTPNTLLGAFQPKGNVAKLAINGAIVVLGTLLITAAAKINVPVWPVPVTLQSFAIAALAATFGMRIAVATVALYLAQGAFGLPVFATGGGLPYLVGPTGGFLLGFLAQAAIVGFAADRGASGRPFALFGAMLAGTAVLYAFGFAWLVAMAGAAQWVDQSNVLASAFAKAVQPFLVWDALKMAFAALTVTGLWGLFGAKR; encoded by the coding sequence ATGGCCGTGACTTTGACCACGCCGAATACACTGCTCGGCGCATTCCAGCCCAAGGGCAATGTCGCCAAGCTGGCGATCAATGGCGCAATCGTCGTTCTGGGCACCCTGCTCATCACCGCCGCCGCCAAGATCAACGTGCCGGTCTGGCCGGTGCCGGTGACGCTGCAAAGCTTTGCCATTGCCGCGCTGGCCGCTACCTTCGGCATGCGCATCGCCGTGGCCACGGTGGCGCTCTACCTGGCCCAGGGCGCGTTCGGCCTGCCGGTCTTTGCCACCGGCGGCGGTCTGCCCTATCTCGTCGGCCCGACCGGCGGTTTCCTGCTCGGCTTCCTGGCACAGGCCGCCATTGTCGGCTTCGCCGCCGATCGTGGCGCTTCCGGACGGCCCTTCGCCCTGTTCGGCGCGATGCTGGCGGGCACGGCTGTGCTCTATGCCTTCGGCTTTGCCTGGCTGGTCGCCATGGCCGGCGCCGCCCAGTGGGTGGACCAGTCCAATGTGCTGGCCTCCGCCTTTGCCAAGGCCGTGCAACCCTTCCTGGTCTGGGACGCGCTCAAGATGGCCTTTGCGGCGCTGACCGTGACCGGTCTCTGGGGCCTGTTCGGCGCCAAGCGCTGA
- a CDS encoding carbohydrate ABC transporter permease gives MHRKSTGYLFVLPALLVLGLLIAYPIAYTGLLSVTDNQGNYVGLDNFRTILAARATPTAFVNTLWWVAGSIFFQVILGVLTAILLNQNFRGRAIVRSVTLIPWVVPGIVAATTWAWMLHTEFGIINYMLTAPGIIDEPVGWLTNGSTVMPVMIAINVWKMFPFVAIMVLAGLQSIPNDLYEAARIDGASFWEEVWYVMLPQVRPVIIAVTLLLVIWALNHITIIYAITRGGPANRTLITPIQIFRTAFESVQFNQAAALSVMFFAVAITVVFIYIRTTAANAGASK, from the coding sequence ATGCACAGAAAATCGACTGGCTATCTCTTCGTCCTGCCCGCCTTGCTGGTGCTGGGCCTGCTGATCGCCTACCCAATCGCCTATACGGGCCTGCTCAGCGTCACGGACAATCAGGGCAATTACGTCGGTCTCGACAATTTCCGGACCATTCTGGCGGCCCGCGCCACGCCGACGGCCTTCGTCAACACGCTCTGGTGGGTTGCCGGCTCGATCTTCTTCCAGGTGATCCTGGGCGTGCTGACCGCCATCCTGCTCAACCAGAATTTCCGCGGCCGCGCTATCGTCCGTTCCGTAACGCTGATCCCCTGGGTCGTGCCCGGCATCGTGGCCGCCACGACCTGGGCGTGGATGCTGCATACCGAGTTCGGCATCATCAATTACATGCTCACCGCCCCTGGCATCATCGACGAGCCGGTCGGCTGGCTGACCAATGGCAGCACGGTCATGCCGGTGATGATCGCGATCAATGTGTGGAAGATGTTCCCCTTCGTCGCCATCATGGTGCTGGCGGGTCTGCAGTCGATCCCCAACGATCTCTACGAAGCCGCCCGCATCGACGGCGCCAGCTTCTGGGAAGAGGTCTGGTACGTCATGCTGCCCCAGGTGCGGCCGGTGATCATCGCCGTGACCCTGCTGCTGGTGATCTGGGCGCTCAATCACATCACCATCATCTACGCCATCACCCGCGGCGGCCCTGCAAACCGCACGCTCATCACCCCGATCCAGATTTTCCGCACGGCCTTTGAGAGCGTGCAGTTCAATCAGGCGGCCGCCCTTTCGGTGATGTTCTTCGCCGTCGCGATCACCGTGGTCTTCATCTACATCCGCACCACTGCGGCCAATGCCGGAGCATCCAAATGA
- a CDS encoding SDR family NAD(P)-dependent oxidoreductase encodes MSTSSSADYGWARDWFAGRSVLVTGGTSGIGQAVSRAFLRAGAQVSATGIAQRELDALADDADFAAASLSVLDVRDNSAIAADLGGRARLDILVNCAGMIRRGEELDPAVFEQVLDVNLNGTMRMCAAARPLLAASSGSIVNLASMLSFFGGGLVPAYSASKGGIAQLTKSLAIAYAPEAIRVNAVAPGWIETPLTQPLRDDESRAGLILARTPLKRWGGPDEVANAVLFLCSPAASFITGSTLVVDGGYSIT; translated from the coding sequence ATGTCGACCAGCTCATCCGCTGATTACGGCTGGGCGAGGGACTGGTTCGCCGGCAGGAGCGTGCTCGTCACCGGCGGCACGTCCGGCATCGGGCAGGCGGTCAGCCGGGCCTTCCTCCGCGCCGGTGCACAGGTGAGCGCCACTGGCATTGCCCAGCGCGAACTCGATGCGCTGGCCGATGATGCCGACTTCGCCGCGGCGAGCCTCTCCGTCCTCGATGTCCGGGACAATTCCGCCATTGCCGCAGACCTTGGCGGACGCGCGCGGCTCGATATCCTCGTCAATTGCGCCGGCATGATCCGCCGTGGCGAGGAACTCGATCCGGCCGTGTTCGAACAGGTGCTCGATGTCAATCTCAACGGCACGATGCGCATGTGCGCTGCGGCGCGCCCCCTGCTCGCGGCCAGTTCGGGAAGCATCGTCAATCTGGCGTCGATGCTGTCGTTTTTCGGCGGCGGCCTCGTGCCGGCCTATTCGGCCAGCAAGGGCGGGATCGCGCAATTGACCAAGTCGCTGGCCATCGCCTATGCGCCCGAAGCCATCCGCGTCAATGCCGTCGCCCCGGGCTGGATCGAGACGCCGCTGACGCAGCCGCTGCGCGACGATGAGAGCCGCGCCGGTCTCATCCTCGCCCGCACTCCGCTCAAGCGCTGGGGAGGCCCAGACGAGGTGGCCAATGCCGTGCTCTTCCTCTGCTCGCCGGCGGCCTCCTTCATTACGGGCTCCACCCTGGTCGTCGATGGCGGCTATTCGATCACCTGA